One Microcebus murinus isolate Inina chromosome 7, M.murinus_Inina_mat1.0, whole genome shotgun sequence genomic region harbors:
- the LOC142871956 gene encoding spliceosome-associated protein CWC15 homolog, producing the protein MTTAARPTFEPARGGRGKGEGDLSQLSKQYSSRDLPSHTKIKYRQTTQDAPEEVRNRDFRRELEERERAAAREKNRDRPTREHTTSSSVSKKPRLDQIPAANLDADDPLTDEEDEDFEEESDDDDTAALLAELEKIKKERAEEQARKEQEQKAEEERIRMENILSGNPLLNLTGPSQPQANFKVKRRWDDDVVFKNCAKGVDDQKKDKRFVNDTLRSEFHKKFMEKYIK; encoded by the coding sequence ATGACAACAGCAGCCAGGCCAACTTTTGAACCTGCGAGAGGTGGCAGGGGAAAAGGGGAAGGTGATTTGAGCCAACTCTCAAAGCAGTATTCAAGCAGAGACCTACCCTCTCATACAAAGATAAAATACAGACAGACTACTCAGGATGCTCCTGAAGAGGTTCGTAACCGTGACTTCAGAAGAGAGTTGGAAGAGAGAGAGCGAGCTGCTGctagagagaaaaatagagatcGTCCAACCCGAGAACATACAACCTCCTCTTCAGTGTCGAAAAAGCCTCGATTAGACCAGATTCCTGCTGCCAACCTTGATGCAGATGACCCTCTAacagatgaggaagatgaagatTTTGAAGAagagagtgatgatgatgatactgCAGCTCTTCTTgcagaactagaaaaaattaaaaaagaaagagctgaAGAGCAAGCCAGAAAGGAACAAGAGCAAAAAGCTGAAGAAGAAAGGATTCGTATGGAGAACATTCTGAGTGGAAATCCCCTCCTTAATCTCACTGGCCCATCCCAGCCTCAGGCCAACTTCAAAGTTAAAAGAAGGTGGGATGATGATGTTGTCTTCAAGAACTGTGCAAAAGGTGTAGATGAtcagaagaaagacaaaagatttGTAAATGATACATTGCGATCTGAATTTCACAAAAAGTTCATGGAGAAATATATCAAATAG
- the NPBWR1 gene encoding neuropeptides B/W receptor type 1: protein MLNASFLEPGPANASCGGQALSCANASSPAPLPPPLAVAVPVVYSVICAVGLAGNSAVLYVLLRAPRMKTVTNLFILNLAIADELFTLVLPINIADFLLRRWPFGEIMCKLIVAIDQYNTFSSLYFLTVMSADRYLVVLATAESRRVAGRTYGAARAVSLAVWGLVTLVVLPFAVFAQLDDEQGRRQCVLVFPQPEAFWWRASRLYTLVLGFAIPVSTICVLYTTLLCRLRAMRLDSHAKALERAKKRVTYLVVAILAVCLLCWTPYHLSTVVALTTDLPQTPLVIAISYFITSLSYANSCLNPFLYAFLDDSFRRSLRQLIACRPAA from the coding sequence ATGCTCAATGCCTCGTTCCTGGAGCCCGGGCCCGCGAACGCATCCTGCGGGGGCCAGGCGCTCAGCTGCGCCAACGCGTCCAGCCCCGCGCCGCTGCCTCCGCCGCTGGCCGTGGCGGTGCCGGTAGTCTACTCGGTGATCTGCGCGGTGGGGCTGGCGGGCAACTCCGCGGTGCTGTACGTGCTGCTGCGGGCACCCCGCATGAAGACCGTCACCAACCTGTTCATCCTCAACCTGGCCATCGCCGACGAGCTGTTCACGCTGGTGCTGCCCATCAACATCGCCGACTTCCTGCTGCGGCGGTGGCCCTTCGGGGAGATCATGTGCAAGCTCATTGTGGCCATCGACCAGTACAACACCTTCTCCAGCCTCTACTTCCTCACCGTCATGAGCGCCGACCGCTACCTGGTGGTGCTGGCCACCGCCGAGTCGCGCCGGGTGGCTGGCCGCACCTACGGCGCCGCGCGCGCGGTGAGCCTGGCCGTGTGGGGGCTCGTCACCCTGGTCGTGCTGCCCTTCGCTGTCTTCGCCCAGCTTGACGACGAGCAGGGCCGGCGCCAGTGCGTGCTGGTCTTCCCGCAGCCCGAGGCCTTCTGGTGGCGGGCGAGCCGCCTCTACACGCTCGTGCTGGGCTTCGCCATCCCGGTGTCCACAATCTGCGTCCTCTATACCACCCTGCTGTGCCGGCTGCGCGCCATGCGGCTGGACAGCCACGCCAAGGCCCTGGAGCGCGCTAAGAAGCGGGTCACCTACCTGGTGGTGGCGATCCTGGCCGTGTGCCTCCTCTGCTGGACGCCCTACCACCTGAGCACCGTGGTGGCGCTCACCACCGACCTCCCGCAGACGCCGCTCGTCATCGCCATCTCCTACTTCATCACTAGCCTGAGCTACGCCAACAGCTGCCTCAACCCCTTCCTCTACGCCTTCCTGGACGACAGCTTCCGCAGGAGCCTCCGCCAGCTGATCGCCTGCCGCCCCGCCGCCTGA